A genomic region of Christiangramia sp. OXR-203 contains the following coding sequences:
- the prmC gene encoding peptide chain release factor N(5)-glutamine methyltransferase has translation MQLSNFKKRFFEELSGSYPETEVQSFYFLMTQHYLGKTRLDLALEPRYELSEEQKEQFQKALERLEKYEPIQHILGETEFFGLRFKVSKDVLIPRPETEELVSWVLEDLSSEEKSIRILDIGSGSGCIPVSLAKNLNTAEVHSWDVSEEALKIAVFNAKINNVHVDFQLKDILQTEDLEQEYDLIVSNPPYVRNLEKKEMHFNVLDHEPALALYVEDEDALLFYRKISELAVKNLKIGGSLYFEINQYLGKETLSLVQGFGFEAELKKDIFGNDRMLKAIRTNGGEL, from the coding sequence ATGCAGTTATCAAATTTTAAAAAACGATTTTTCGAGGAGCTTTCAGGTTCTTACCCTGAAACTGAAGTGCAATCATTTTACTTTTTAATGACGCAGCATTACCTGGGGAAAACAAGGCTGGACCTGGCGCTTGAACCCAGGTATGAACTTTCAGAAGAGCAAAAGGAACAATTTCAGAAGGCATTGGAAAGGTTAGAAAAATATGAGCCGATTCAGCATATTCTTGGAGAGACAGAATTCTTCGGACTCCGGTTCAAAGTTAGCAAAGATGTACTTATACCCAGACCTGAAACTGAAGAGCTGGTATCATGGGTTCTTGAGGACCTTTCTTCGGAAGAGAAATCCATCAGGATCCTGGATATTGGATCGGGTAGTGGTTGTATCCCTGTAAGCCTGGCGAAAAATTTGAATACTGCGGAAGTACATTCCTGGGACGTTTCAGAAGAAGCTTTAAAAATTGCTGTTTTCAATGCTAAGATCAATAATGTACACGTAGATTTTCAACTGAAGGATATTCTGCAAACTGAAGATCTGGAACAGGAATATGATCTCATTGTTTCCAATCCGCCTTATGTACGTAACCTGGAGAAGAAGGAGATGCATTTCAATGTGCTTGATCACGAACCTGCACTTGCGTTGTATGTAGAGGATGAAGATGCACTCTTATTTTACAGGAAAATTAGCGAATTGGCGGTCAAAAATCTTAAAATTGGAGGTAGTTTATATTTTGAAATCAACCAGTATCTGGGTAAAGAAACTTTAAGTCTGGTGCAAGGATTCGGTTTTGAAGCAGAGTTAAAAAAGGATATTTTTGGGAATGACCGAATGCTAAAAGCAATTAGAACTAATGGAGGAGAATTATAA
- a CDS encoding GNAT family N-acetyltransferase — MNTWKIREIKAEDNQQVKHLIQSVLVEMGVPKVGTAYEDKALEDMTAEYDGDRKAYFIVEENNKVIGGAGIAALRGTEEPICELQKMYFLPEARGRGIGTKMINTCMDFGRQHSFEKCYIETLPYMENARKLYHKSGFETVEKPVGDTGHYNCTVYMLRDL, encoded by the coding sequence ATGAATACATGGAAAATTCGGGAAATCAAAGCCGAAGATAATCAGCAGGTTAAGCATTTAATCCAAAGTGTGTTAGTAGAAATGGGAGTTCCTAAAGTTGGAACTGCGTATGAGGATAAAGCATTAGAGGATATGACCGCGGAATATGATGGAGACAGGAAAGCATATTTTATAGTCGAAGAGAACAATAAAGTTATAGGTGGAGCTGGCATTGCTGCTTTAAGAGGAACTGAAGAACCCATTTGTGAACTTCAGAAAATGTATTTCCTGCCTGAAGCGCGAGGTAGAGGAATTGGGACGAAAATGATCAATACCTGTATGGATTTTGGCAGGCAGCATTCTTTTGAGAAATGTTATATAGAAACACTTCCCTACATGGAAAACGCGCGTAAACTTTACCACAAAAGCGGATTTGAAACTGTGGAGAAGCCTGTAGGTGATACCGGTCATTACAACTGTACAGTTTACATGCTTAGAGATCTATAA
- the ribD gene encoding bifunctional diaminohydroxyphosphoribosylaminopyrimidine deaminase/5-amino-6-(5-phosphoribosylamino)uracil reductase RibD translates to MNIHEKYIKRCIQLAENGLGSTYPNPLVGSVIVHNNRVIGEGWHQKAGEAHAEVNAINSVQDQELLKDSTIYVSLEPCSHFGKTPPCSDLIIDRGIPKVVIGTMDPFAKVAGRGIKKLLEAGKEVQVGILEEKCNALNKRFFTFHKKQRPYIILKWAQTRDLFLAPETKETNRPVWISNRYSKQLVHKWRSEESGILVGTGTAKADNPRLDVRNWSGTPPVRLVIDRELKLSKDLALFDLSIKTIVLNEKITENKHENLVYQKIEFSENIGKEICRICYEQEIQSLIVEGGANILKQFITSNLWDEARVFTGDNYFSDGVKAPKLDGKPASTHQIETDLLEIFRNSDND, encoded by the coding sequence GTGAATATACACGAAAAATACATTAAACGCTGTATACAACTGGCCGAAAACGGCCTGGGAAGCACCTATCCCAATCCGCTGGTAGGCAGCGTGATCGTTCATAATAACCGGGTCATTGGTGAAGGTTGGCACCAGAAGGCGGGCGAAGCTCATGCCGAGGTAAATGCCATTAATTCGGTTCAGGATCAGGAGCTATTAAAAGATTCTACTATTTATGTGAGTCTGGAACCGTGTAGTCATTTTGGAAAAACACCACCCTGTAGTGATCTTATTATTGACCGGGGAATCCCAAAGGTTGTAATTGGCACTATGGACCCATTTGCAAAAGTTGCTGGCCGCGGAATTAAAAAATTATTGGAGGCAGGAAAAGAGGTTCAGGTTGGAATTCTTGAAGAGAAATGCAATGCGCTCAATAAGCGATTTTTTACTTTTCACAAAAAACAAAGACCTTACATTATTCTAAAATGGGCCCAAACCCGAGACCTGTTTCTTGCTCCAGAAACTAAAGAAACCAACCGACCGGTCTGGATTTCGAACAGGTATAGCAAACAACTGGTTCATAAGTGGCGTAGTGAAGAAAGCGGAATCCTGGTAGGCACAGGTACGGCGAAGGCAGATAATCCTCGTTTAGATGTTAGAAACTGGTCAGGAACTCCGCCTGTTCGACTGGTTATTGACAGGGAATTAAAACTTTCCAAAGATCTGGCACTTTTCGATCTGTCAATAAAAACGATCGTTCTAAACGAAAAAATAACCGAGAATAAGCACGAAAACCTTGTTTACCAGAAAATCGAATTTTCAGAGAATATCGGGAAGGAAATTTGCAGGATCTGTTACGAACAGGAAATCCAATCGCTTATCGTAGAAGGTGGAGCAAATATCCTAAAACAATTTATTACGTCCAATCTTTGGGATGAAGCGCGAGTTTTTACAGGTGACAACTATTTTAGTGATGGTGTTAAAGCTCCGAAACTAGATGGAAAACCAGCTTCTACTCATCAAATCGAAACAGATCTTTTAGAAATCTTCAGAAATAGCGACAATGATTAA
- a CDS encoding HAD family phosphatase, whose product MIKTLIFDFGDVFINLDKAATQQNLRKIQIDELPEHIHSRNRDYEQGFVTSDEISNIYRTEFPQLQHSDFLDSWNSILLDFPKYRLQFLQKLAEKKKFQLILLSNTNDNHIENIKSRIPFYEDFKSCFDAFYLSHEIGMRKPNPDIFEFVLEQHKLIAEECLFIDDTAENTQAAAALGMHVWNLEPTREDVIDLFTTKKELF is encoded by the coding sequence ATGATTAAGACCCTAATATTTGATTTCGGGGATGTGTTTATCAATCTCGATAAAGCTGCAACTCAGCAAAACCTTAGAAAGATACAGATAGATGAATTGCCAGAACATATCCATAGCCGGAATCGTGATTATGAGCAGGGATTTGTAACTTCAGATGAAATATCAAATATCTATAGAACTGAATTTCCACAATTACAACATTCAGATTTTCTAGATTCCTGGAATTCAATTTTACTGGACTTCCCGAAATACCGACTTCAGTTTCTTCAGAAATTAGCAGAAAAAAAGAAGTTCCAACTCATTTTACTGAGCAACACGAATGACAATCATATTGAAAATATAAAGTCAAGGATCCCATTTTACGAGGACTTTAAAAGCTGTTTTGATGCATTTTATCTGTCACACGAAATAGGAATGCGCAAGCCCAATCCCGACATATTCGAGTTTGTACTCGAGCAACATAAGCTCATTGCAGAGGAATGCCTTTTTATAGATGATACTGCTGAGAATACTCAGGCTGCGGCCGCATTGGGAATGCACGTATGGAACCTTGAACCAACCCGGGAGGATGTAATCGATCTATTCACCACTAAAAAAGAGTTATTTTGA
- a CDS encoding EamA/RhaT family transporter, with amino-acid sequence MIYLLLSVLSSTIIFIVFRLYKKYEVNTLQAIVINYFIACTVGFFGFIEGSDFTAVPSEKWFPGALMLGVLFITVFNLAAITTQKSGLSVVAVATKMSVAIPVFCGIFLYNESTGVLKIAGILLALVAVYLTSIKTKDGISIKWQNLIFPLLVFLGSGIIDTSLKFLETSYVSKTDVGLFSSTIFATAGILGVLVMIFQAVRGELKLQFKNLLGGIALGVPNYFSIYFLVLALRSEGYESSTIFTINHVSIVALSTIVGIVLFKEKLIRKNWIGLILAMISIILVANSAI; translated from the coding sequence TTGATCTATCTGCTTCTAAGCGTTCTTTCATCCACGATTATTTTTATTGTATTCAGACTTTACAAAAAGTACGAAGTAAATACTTTGCAGGCGATCGTGATCAATTATTTTATTGCCTGTACTGTAGGTTTTTTTGGATTTATTGAAGGCTCAGATTTTACTGCTGTTCCTTCTGAAAAATGGTTTCCCGGGGCCTTAATGCTAGGAGTGCTATTTATAACCGTTTTTAACCTCGCAGCGATTACCACCCAGAAAAGCGGACTATCTGTAGTAGCAGTAGCCACAAAAATGTCGGTTGCTATTCCTGTTTTCTGCGGAATATTCCTCTATAATGAAAGCACCGGAGTTCTGAAGATTGCTGGAATATTACTTGCATTAGTAGCAGTATATCTAACTTCTATAAAAACCAAAGATGGAATAAGTATAAAATGGCAAAATCTTATTTTTCCACTGCTGGTATTTCTTGGAAGCGGAATTATTGATACCAGTTTAAAATTTCTTGAAACCAGTTATGTTTCGAAAACCGATGTAGGTCTTTTTAGTTCGACCATCTTCGCAACAGCTGGAATCCTTGGGGTGCTGGTGATGATCTTCCAGGCGGTTCGGGGCGAATTAAAGCTTCAGTTTAAAAATTTACTAGGCGGCATAGCTTTAGGGGTGCCAAATTACTTCTCTATTTACTTCCTTGTTCTGGCTTTAAGGAGTGAAGGATACGAGAGCTCAACCATATTTACGATCAATCACGTGAGTATAGTCGCACTTTCAACGATCGTGGGAATCGTGCTTTTTAAAGAAAAACTTATTCGGAAAAACTGGATAGGCCTTATTCTAGCTATGATTAGTATAATTCTAGTAGCGAATTCAGCCATATGA
- a CDS encoding YigZ family protein, with protein sequence MKDTYQTITEASPEVLFKDRNSKFYGYAFPIKTEEEAAKHLEELRASHHKARHWCYAWQTGKAEEDHHYRANDDGEPSNSAGMPIYGQIQSFNVTNILIVVVRYFGGVKLGVGRLINAYKTAAQMALESSNILKRTIDEVFVIKFDYPEMNKVMQVIKKNNLNVIDQKLELDCKIFIAVRKSDVESIYNKFDNTYKVEISRLEDQ encoded by the coding sequence ATGAAGGACACGTATCAAACTATTACTGAAGCATCCCCGGAAGTATTATTTAAGGATCGTAATTCCAAGTTCTACGGATACGCATTTCCAATTAAAACTGAAGAAGAAGCGGCTAAACATCTGGAAGAATTACGTGCTTCCCACCACAAGGCAAGACACTGGTGTTACGCCTGGCAAACAGGTAAGGCCGAAGAAGACCATCACTATCGTGCAAATGATGATGGAGAGCCTTCAAACTCGGCAGGAATGCCAATCTATGGACAGATACAAAGTTTTAACGTCACCAATATCCTGATTGTCGTAGTTCGATACTTCGGGGGAGTCAAGCTAGGTGTTGGCAGACTCATTAATGCCTATAAAACTGCAGCGCAAATGGCTCTGGAATCTTCAAATATTCTAAAGCGAACCATCGATGAGGTTTTCGTAATAAAATTTGATTACCCTGAAATGAACAAAGTCATGCAAGTGATCAAAAAAAACAATTTGAACGTCATCGACCAAAAACTAGAATTGGATTGCAAAATTTTTATAGCAGTTAGAAAAAGTGACGTCGAAAGCATTTATAATAAGTTCGACAATACCTACAAAGTTGAGATTTCAAGATTGGAAGATCAATAA
- a CDS encoding thioesterase family protein: MKSHETFVKVRYAETDQMGVVHHSIYPQYLEIARLNWLDTLGISYKSMEEEGIMLPVFELNLKYHKPVTFDENIRIETRLREEPNVKIIFDYSLYNEQGNLVTTGYTVLVFMDAKTRKPVRCPKYMLEALGY; this comes from the coding sequence ATGAAATCACACGAAACCTTTGTTAAAGTACGATATGCCGAAACCGATCAAATGGGAGTGGTACATCATAGTATTTATCCACAATACCTTGAAATTGCTAGACTTAACTGGCTAGATACACTTGGCATCTCCTACAAAAGTATGGAAGAGGAAGGGATAATGTTGCCGGTATTCGAATTAAATTTAAAATATCACAAACCGGTTACTTTTGATGAAAATATCAGGATTGAGACCCGCCTTCGCGAAGAGCCAAATGTTAAAATTATATTCGACTATTCTCTTTACAATGAACAGGGAAATCTGGTAACTACCGGCTACACTGTGCTCGTATTTATGGATGCAAAAACCAGGAAGCCGGTTAGGTGTCCAAAATATATGTTAGAGGCGCTTGGTTATTGA
- the dnaA gene encoding chromosomal replication initiator protein DnaA, producing the protein MSKTAQSVWNNCLSFIQDNITPQAYKTWFEPIQAVKLTDCALSIQVPSKFFYEWLEEHYVKLLKVSLTRELGDKAKLVYVIKMENTYGNKLPFTEKIPSTQRSQMASQEVDVPVKNKSPELKNPFIIPGIRNVKIESQLNPNYNFDNFLEGESNRLARSAGLAVANKPGGTSFNPLLIFGGVGLGKTHLAHAIGVEIKDKYPEKTVLYISAEKFTQQYIESVKKNNRNDFIHFYQIIDVLVVDDIQLLSGKAGTQDVFFHIFNHLHQNGKQVILTSDKAPVDMQDIEQRLLSRFKWGLSAELQNPDFETRVSIIKNKLYRDGVEMPEDIVEFLANNIKTNIRELEGAIISLIAHSSFNKKDITLELAKKIVDNYVKNTKREVSIDYIQKVVSDYFQMDVDTLQSKTRKRHIVQARQLAMFFAKKFTKASLASIGSQIGSRDHATVLHACKTVDNLASTDKQFKKFVEDLNKKLTL; encoded by the coding sequence ATGTCAAAAACTGCGCAATCGGTTTGGAATAACTGTCTGTCTTTTATTCAGGATAACATTACACCTCAAGCTTACAAAACATGGTTTGAACCTATCCAAGCAGTGAAACTAACAGATTGTGCCCTGAGTATCCAGGTGCCTTCTAAATTTTTCTACGAATGGCTGGAAGAACATTATGTGAAGTTATTAAAGGTTTCACTTACACGTGAACTAGGAGATAAGGCGAAATTGGTTTATGTGATCAAGATGGAGAATACCTATGGTAATAAGCTCCCATTTACAGAGAAGATCCCAAGTACTCAAAGGTCGCAGATGGCTTCTCAGGAAGTAGATGTGCCAGTAAAGAACAAAAGCCCGGAACTTAAGAATCCTTTCATTATTCCTGGAATTCGAAATGTAAAGATCGAATCTCAGCTGAATCCTAATTATAACTTTGATAATTTCCTTGAAGGTGAGTCGAACCGACTTGCCCGTTCGGCTGGACTCGCTGTTGCAAATAAGCCTGGAGGTACTTCCTTTAATCCATTATTGATATTTGGTGGTGTAGGACTTGGGAAAACGCATTTGGCGCACGCTATTGGTGTTGAGATCAAAGATAAATACCCAGAGAAAACAGTTCTTTATATTTCTGCGGAAAAATTTACCCAGCAATACATTGAATCTGTCAAGAAGAATAATCGTAATGATTTCATTCATTTCTACCAGATCATAGATGTTCTGGTGGTCGATGATATCCAGCTATTATCTGGGAAAGCAGGAACACAGGACGTGTTCTTCCATATTTTCAACCATTTACATCAAAACGGGAAACAGGTTATTTTAACCAGTGACAAGGCTCCGGTTGACATGCAGGATATCGAACAACGCCTGTTATCTAGATTTAAATGGGGACTATCTGCTGAACTTCAAAATCCAGATTTTGAAACTCGCGTTTCCATTATTAAAAATAAACTTTATCGTGATGGCGTAGAAATGCCTGAAGATATCGTGGAATTCCTGGCTAATAATATCAAAACTAATATCAGGGAACTGGAAGGTGCTATTATTTCATTAATTGCTCACTCCTCTTTTAATAAGAAAGATATCACTCTGGAACTTGCGAAAAAGATCGTAGATAACTACGTGAAAAATACGAAGCGTGAAGTTTCCATAGACTACATTCAGAAGGTTGTAAGTGATTACTTTCAAATGGATGTAGATACTTTACAATCCAAAACGAGAAAACGTCATATTGTACAAGCCAGGCAACTTGCAATGTTCTTTGCGAAGAAGTTCACAAAAGCTTCATTGGCAAGTATTGGTTCTCAAATTGGAAGCAGGGATCATGCTACCGTTCTACATGCGTGTAAGACCGTAGATAATCTTGCCTCTACAGATAAGCAATTCAAGAAATTTGTTGAAGACCTCAACAAAAAGCTCACTTTATAA
- a CDS encoding low molecular weight protein-tyrosine-phosphatase translates to MKTRVLMVCLGNICRSPLAEGILKSKVDPEKVFVDSAGTGDWHVDSEPDKRSIAIASKNGLNISQQRGRQFSKKDFQDFDHIFVMDNSNFKDVIAMAATDEERQKVHLILEEIFPSENVDVPDPYHGGDQGFENVYMMLDEATDELKRKLESGEL, encoded by the coding sequence ATGAAAACCAGGGTATTGATGGTGTGTCTCGGGAATATCTGCAGATCGCCGCTGGCCGAGGGTATTCTTAAATCCAAAGTTGATCCTGAAAAAGTTTTTGTAGATTCCGCAGGAACCGGTGACTGGCATGTTGATTCTGAACCAGATAAAAGATCGATTGCCATTGCCAGTAAGAATGGCCTCAATATTTCCCAGCAAAGAGGAAGACAATTCAGCAAAAAAGATTTCCAGGATTTTGATCATATTTTCGTAATGGATAATTCCAATTTTAAGGATGTGATCGCCATGGCAGCAACCGACGAGGAACGCCAGAAAGTACATTTGATTCTCGAAGAAATATTCCCATCAGAAAATGTAGATGTACCAGATCCATATCATGGAGGTGATCAGGGTTTTGAAAACGTTTATATGATGTTGGATGAAGCAACAGATGAACTAAAAAGAAAACTTGAATCCGGAGAATTATGA
- a CDS encoding SAM-dependent methyltransferase, with protein MSSDASNSGKLYLIPVGLGASEADKIFPGINAEIISNIDDFIVENEKTARRFIKEILPEKSQPSLNLSALNKFTEASEITTFLDAAKAGRDMGLMSEAGCPGVADPGAEIVRLAHDANIQVVPMVGPSSILLAMMASGMNGQSFTFHGYLPIDKKERKNELKNLERISADKNQAQIFIETPYRNNKFLEDLVQMLHPATRICVACDLTLSTEFIKTATAADWKNIKADLHKRPAIFIIQKDL; from the coding sequence ATGAGTTCTGATGCTTCAAATTCAGGTAAACTCTACCTAATACCCGTTGGTCTAGGCGCTTCAGAGGCAGATAAAATTTTCCCGGGTATCAACGCTGAAATCATTTCGAATATCGATGATTTTATTGTCGAAAATGAAAAGACCGCTAGAAGATTTATCAAAGAAATTCTTCCTGAAAAATCACAACCTTCCCTTAATCTTTCAGCTTTGAATAAATTTACAGAAGCTTCAGAAATTACAACATTTCTTGATGCTGCTAAAGCCGGAAGAGACATGGGATTAATGAGTGAAGCGGGTTGTCCCGGAGTAGCGGATCCAGGTGCCGAAATTGTCAGACTGGCTCATGACGCCAACATACAGGTGGTTCCAATGGTAGGCCCCAGTTCTATTCTACTTGCTATGATGGCTAGCGGAATGAATGGTCAAAGCTTTACTTTTCATGGATATCTTCCTATCGATAAAAAAGAAAGGAAGAACGAACTCAAAAACCTGGAAAGGATTTCAGCAGATAAAAATCAAGCTCAGATCTTTATAGAAACGCCGTACAGGAATAATAAATTTCTGGAAGACCTAGTTCAAATGCTACATCCAGCTACCAGGATATGCGTTGCCTGCGATCTTACCCTAAGTACTGAATTCATTAAAACGGCAACAGCAGCAGACTGGAAAAATATAAAAGCCGACCTCCATAAGAGACCGGCTATATTTATCATCCAAAAGGATCTGTAA